A window from Trichomycterus rosablanca isolate fTriRos1 chromosome 21, fTriRos1.hap1, whole genome shotgun sequence encodes these proteins:
- the LOC134335588 gene encoding RING finger protein 223: protein MEPSPNRPADPSPCAAPSPDDEDLPDLECAVCFSQFNNVFNTPKMLECRHTFCLECLARMNVKSAQPESLQCPLCRAYTPLPSLGLPKLATDATVLSCLPEAMQHVYSIRFNRSKGRLQVKRSPAALTTNHQGRSLDVGTPEDPRAEGAEPAADSFFGQLLKIRLCRVLILVTAILIVLSVAIVTVYYLIKK from the coding sequence ATGGAACCCTCCCCTAACCGCCCCGCCGACCCCTCGCCCTGCGCCGCGCCCTCCCCGGACGACGAGGACCTCCCGGATCTGGAGTGCGCCGTGTGCTTCTCCCAGTTCAACAACGTCTTCAACACGCCCAAGATGCTGGAGTGCCGCCACACCTTCTGCCTGGAGTGCCTGGCGCGGATGAACGTGAAGTCGGCGCAGCCCGAGAGCCTGCAGTGCCCGCTGTGCCGGGCGTACACGCCGCTGCCCTCGCTCGGCCTGCCCAAGCTGGCCACGGACGCCACCGTGCTGTCCTGCCTCCCCGAGGCCATGCAGCACGTCTACAGCATCCGCTTCAACCGCAGCAAGGGCCGGCTACAGGTGAAGCGCTCGCCCGCCGCCCTGACCACCAACCACCAGGGCCGGAGCCTGGACGTGGGCACGCCCGAGGACCCCCGCGCCGAGGGGGCGGAGCCCGCTGCCGACTCCTTCTTCGGCCAGCTGCTGAAGATCCGCCTGTGCCGGGTGCTCATCCTGGTCACCGCCATCCTCATCGTACTCTCCGTCGCCATAGTTACCGTCTATTACCTCATCAAAAAATGA
- the wdr31 gene encoding WD repeat-containing protein 31: MGKLQSKLRRRSDLYRSHTWAREGAESTPLPQVVQYEPAHSDAVNCVTSLTSDLCVSGGGDQAVVVYDWRAGKLCRSFHGHSKEITKLACFTGSTWIFSASRDKSVLMWDFTGGSNPVQSFCGHELVVNGVAVSPDGSKLCTGSRDNSMCLWDIETGKRLQRNTISRNLVTHLCWVPGGTSVVQTSEDKTVRVWDSRAWQVTNTFPAKQYIQTHCDVSMNQNHLLSSSNGFGGHGAETTLWDLRQPGCRVLEYRGHHQTTACSVFLPPSVGSASLITTSSYDQSVKIWDQNTAVCVLTLTLDGSGPLVCVAPCDSSTLLCASFNSGLHQLQVAQGAVPGLREVARF, translated from the exons ATGGGTAAACTCCAGAGCAAGCTCCGGCGCCGATCTGACCTCTACAGGTCCCACACCTG GGCCAGAGAGGGGGCGGAGTCTACACCTCTacctcaggtggtgcagtatGAACCCGCCCACTCGGACGCCGTTAACTGTGTGACCTCGCTGACCTCTGACCTCTGTGTGTCAGGTGGAGGTGACCAG GCGGTGGTTGTATACGACTGGAGAGCAGGGAAGCTCTGTAGATCTTTCCATGGCCACAGTAAGGAGATCACCAAG ttggcgTGTTTCACAGGCAGTACGTGGATCTTCAGCGCCTCCCGGGATAAATCGGTGCTCATGTGGGATTTTACTGGAGGTTCGAACCCTGTCCAGTCCTTCTGCGGACACGAGCTGGTGGTGAACGGGGTCGCTGTGAGTCCag acgGGTCGAAGCTGTGCACCGGTTCCCGTGACAACTCCATGTGTCTGTGGGACATCGAGACCGGGAAGCGGTTACAGAGAAACACCATCTCACGCAACCTG GTGACTCACCTGTGCTGGGTTCCTGGAGGAACATCAGTGGTCCAGACATCAGAAGATAAAACCGTCAG agtgtGGGACAGCAGGGCGTGGCAGGTGACGAACACGTTTCCAGCTAAGCAGTAcatccagacccactgtgatgtCAGCATGAACCAAAACCACCTGCTGTCCAGCAGCAACGGCTTCGGGGGCCACGGCGCTGAGACCACG ctgtgggACCTCAGGCAGCCCGGCTGTAGGGTTCTGGAGTACCGCGGGCATCACCAGACCACCGCCTGCTCCGTCTTCCTCCCGCCCAGCGTGGGGTCAGCATCACTCATCACCACGTCCTCATACGACCAATCAGTGAAGATCTGGGATCAGAACACAGcgg TGTGTGTACTCACTTTGACCCTGGACGGTTCGGGGCCGTTGGTGTGTGTGGCCCCGTGTGACTCCAGCACTCTGCTGTGTGCCAGCTTTAACTCAGGCCTTCACCAGCTGCAGGTGGCACAGGGCGCCGTGCCCGGCCTCAGGGAGGTGGCACGCTTTTAA
- the poli gene encoding DNA polymerase iota, with protein sequence MDPDEEEEDSAWGAMDTDVTTGFVENQKQRVILHFDLDCFYAQVEMIRNPALRSKPLGVQQKYIIVTSNYVARELGVTKLMLVKDALEKCPQLVLVNGEDLTHYRETSYRVTDLLMSYTPLVERLGFDENFVDVTEMVESRMKHINTSDLSFVGHVYGHDAWDVPVQDHVTLAVGSVIAAELRGALHSRLGLTSCAGVAHSKLLAKLVSGTFKPNQQSALLPHSVPDLMGSLSGPCRVPGIGYRTGQKLKELGVVSVRDLQLHPLPALIREFGEAGAKRIQSLACGVDPSPVTPAGPPQSLSDEDSFRKISNLSEVESKITELLSSLTERMYKDGRLPHTLRLTLRRSTAVNHRWFSRESRQCPIPHSTASRIIQGRGEAVPQLVSIAIKLFHKLVKVSEPFHLTLLNVCFTNLQPRNQGRNHISSFFTQKPTAAGQEGSSGLSVHSVLSTSSQSGAVCGEQNNQKNEEPSSSSSFFTKKSQTKPSEKLVPEPSDPSGTSGEPACSRLPPHIDPEVFRSLPEHIQTELMSSFQTGDAAAPSDTGPANTEGTGASAAAEGPDVPPDVDPTVFSQLPPEVQRELRTEWRQSKPALKISSRNTTKRTSAQVRRGVSRPSPNSGLLRYFKPG encoded by the exons ATGGATCcagatgaggaggaggaggacagtGCGTGGGGGGCGATGGATACCg ACGTCACGACTGGGTTTGTGGAGAACCAGAAGCAGAGAGTGATCCTTCATTTTGACCTGGACTGCTTCTACGCTCAGGTGGAGATGATCCGAAATCCAGCCCTGCGCTCCAAACCCTTAG GTGTGCAGCAGAAGTACATCATCGTGACGAGTAACTACGTAGCCAGGGAGCTGGGCGTGACCAAGCTGATGCTGGTGAAGGACGCTCTGGAGAAATGTCCTCAGCTGGTACTGGTGAATGGAGAAGATCTCACCCACTACAGAGAGACCTCGTACAGGGTCACGG ATCTGCTGATGTCCTACACCCCCCTGGTGGAGCGTCTGGGCTTTGATGAGAACTTTGTGGACGTTACGGAGATGGTGGAGAGCAGGATGAAGCACATAAACACGTCAGATCTGTCCTTCGTGGGTCACGTGTACGGACATGATG CCTGGGACGTTCCCGTACAGGACCACGTGACTCTGGCTGTGGGGTCGGTGATAGCGGCTGAGTTGAGGGGGGCGCTCCACTCCAGACTGGGTCTGACCTCCTGCGCTGGCGTGGCCCACAGTAAGCTCCTGGCTAAACTGGTGTCGGGGACGTTCAAACCCAACCAGCAGAGTGCGCTCCTGCCCCACAGCGTCCCAGACCTGATGGGGAGCCTGAGCGGACCGTGCAGGGTACCAG gtATCGGGTACAGGACGGGTCAGAAGCTGAAGGAACTGGGCGTGGTCAGTGTGAGGGATCTGCAGCTCCACCCTCTTCCAGCGCTGATTCGGGAGTTTGGAGAAGCCGGTGCCAAGAGGATACAGAGTCTGGCCTGCGGGGTCgatccctcacctgttaccccCGCCGGCCCCCCACAG TCCCTGAGTGATGAGGACTCGTTTAGGAAGATCTCCAACCTGAGTGAAGTGGAGAGTAAGATCACAGAGCTGCTGAGCAGTCTGACTGAGAG gatgtATAAGGACGGCAGGTTACCTCACACTCTGAGACTCACGTTGAGGCGAAGCACCGCAGTGAATCACCGCTGGTTCAGCAGAGAGAGCCGCCAGTGTCCCATACCCCACAGCACTGCGTCCAGGATCATACagg GGCGTGGCGAGGCGGTACCTCAGCTGGTTTCCATAGCGATAAAGCTCTTCCACAAGCTGGTGAAGGTGAGCGAGCCGTTCCACCTCACCCTGCTGAACGTGTGTTTCACCAACCTGCAGCCCAGGAACCAGGGGAGGAACCACATCAGTTCCTTCTTCACTCAGAAACCAACGGCTGCAGGACag gAGGGTTCCTCAGGTCTCAGTGTGCACAGCGTTCTATCCACGTCCTCACAGTCAGGAGCTGTGTGTGGTGAACAGAACAACCAGAAGAACGAagaaccatcatcatcatcgtcattTTTCACCAAGAAGTCCCAAACCAAACCCTCAGAGAAGCTCGTTCCTGAACCCTCAGATCCATCCGGCACCTCAGGAGAACCGGCGTGTTCCAGACTCCCACCTCACATCGACCCCGAGGTCTTCAGATCCCTGCCAGAACACATCCAGACCGAGCTCATGAGCAGCTTCCAAACCGGAGACGCTGCAGCTCCGAGCGACACCGGCCCTGCGAACACCGAGGGTACGGGTGCTAGTGCAGCTGCAGAAGGTCCGGACGTTCCTCCTGACGTAGATCCCACGGTGTTCTCACAGCTCCCCCCAGAGGTCCAGAGAGAACTGCGGACGGAGTGGAGGCAGAGCAAACCCGCACTCAAGATCTCCTCCAGAAATACAACCAAACGCACCAGCGCCCAGGTCAGGAGGGGTGTGAGCAGACCCTCCCCAAACTCCGGCCTGCTCAGGTACTTCAAACCTGGCTGA
- the pgam5 gene encoding serine/threonine-protein phosphatase PGAM5, mitochondrial isoform X2, whose product MNLGRVVKLVCGVAGGSAVLVWGGGLLPDQQKEGLRIKPTVLHAATPSYTSSSWDSNWDKREPTSMIKRRGSTGEENGSDVESTKPTATRHIFLIRHSQYNLSGNGDHEKILTPLGREQAEFTGQRLAALGLKYGVLIHSSMSRAKESANIISKHLPGVEMVSCDLLREGAPIEPVPPVGHWKPEAVYHEDGARIEAAFRRYIHRADPKQKEDSYEIIVCHANVIRYFVCRALQFPPEGWLRLGLNNGSITWLTIRPSGRVGLRAMGDSGFMPPDKVTRT is encoded by the exons ATGAATTTGGGGCGGGTGGTGAAACTGGTGTGTGGGGTGGCCGGAGGGTCGGCGGTGCTGGTGTGGGGGGGAGGATTATTACCGGACCAGCAGAAGGAGGGTCTGAGGATCAAACCTACAGTGCTGCATGCTGCCACACCCTCATACACCTCCAgcagctgggattcgaactgggATAA GCGTGAGCCGACCTCCATGATCAAACGGAGAGGGAGCACGGGCGAGGAGAACGGCTCGGACGTGGAGAGCACCAAACCCACGGCGACCCGCCACATCTTCCTCATCCGACACTCCCAGTACAACCTGAGCGGCAACGGAGACCACGAGAAGATCCTCACCCCGCTAG gccgTGAGCAGGCGGAGTTTACAGGTCAGAGGTTGGCGGCTCTCGGGCTGAAGTACGGCGTTCTGATTCACTCCAGCATGTCCAGAGCTAAAGAGTCCGCCAACATCATCAGCAAACATCTACCAG gggTGGAGATGGTGAGCTGTGATCTGCTGAGAGAGGGAGCTCCTATAGAACCTGTTCCTCCTGTCGGCCACTGGAAACCTGAAGCTGTG TACCACGAGGACGGCGCTCGGATCGAGGCAGCGTTCCGCCGCTACATCCACCGAGCTGATCCCAAACAGAAGGAGGACAGCTACGAGATCATCGTCTGTCATGCTAACGTCATCCGCTATtttgtgtgcag ggcTCTACAGTTCCCTCCCGAGGGGTGGCTGCGTTTGGGCCTCAATAACGGCAGCATCACGTGGCTCACCATCCGTCCGAGCGGCAGGGTGGGACTGCGGGCGATGGGCGACTCGGGATTCATGCCACCTGATAAAGTCACCCGCACCTAA
- the pgam5 gene encoding serine/threonine-protein phosphatase PGAM5, mitochondrial isoform X1: protein MNLGRVVKLVCGVAGGSAVLVWGGGLLPDQQKEGLRIKPTVLHAATPSYTSSSWDSNWDKREPTSMIKRRGSTGEENGSDVESTKPTATRHIFLIRHSQYNLSGNGDHEKILTPLGREQAEFTGQRLAALGLKYGVLIHSSMSRAKESANIISKHLPGVEMVSCDLLREGAPIEPVPPVGHWKPEAVQYHEDGARIEAAFRRYIHRADPKQKEDSYEIIVCHANVIRYFVCRALQFPPEGWLRLGLNNGSITWLTIRPSGRVGLRAMGDSGFMPPDKVTRT, encoded by the exons ATGAATTTGGGGCGGGTGGTGAAACTGGTGTGTGGGGTGGCCGGAGGGTCGGCGGTGCTGGTGTGGGGGGGAGGATTATTACCGGACCAGCAGAAGGAGGGTCTGAGGATCAAACCTACAGTGCTGCATGCTGCCACACCCTCATACACCTCCAgcagctgggattcgaactgggATAA GCGTGAGCCGACCTCCATGATCAAACGGAGAGGGAGCACGGGCGAGGAGAACGGCTCGGACGTGGAGAGCACCAAACCCACGGCGACCCGCCACATCTTCCTCATCCGACACTCCCAGTACAACCTGAGCGGCAACGGAGACCACGAGAAGATCCTCACCCCGCTAG gccgTGAGCAGGCGGAGTTTACAGGTCAGAGGTTGGCGGCTCTCGGGCTGAAGTACGGCGTTCTGATTCACTCCAGCATGTCCAGAGCTAAAGAGTCCGCCAACATCATCAGCAAACATCTACCAG gggTGGAGATGGTGAGCTGTGATCTGCTGAGAGAGGGAGCTCCTATAGAACCTGTTCCTCCTGTCGGCCACTGGAAACCTGAAGCTGTG CAGTACCACGAGGACGGCGCTCGGATCGAGGCAGCGTTCCGCCGCTACATCCACCGAGCTGATCCCAAACAGAAGGAGGACAGCTACGAGATCATCGTCTGTCATGCTAACGTCATCCGCTATtttgtgtgcag ggcTCTACAGTTCCCTCCCGAGGGGTGGCTGCGTTTGGGCCTCAATAACGGCAGCATCACGTGGCTCACCATCCGTCCGAGCGGCAGGGTGGGACTGCGGGCGATGGGCGACTCGGGATTCATGCCACCTGATAAAGTCACCCGCACCTAA